A single window of Liolophura sinensis isolate JHLJ2023 chromosome 6, CUHK_Ljap_v2, whole genome shotgun sequence DNA harbors:
- the LOC135466886 gene encoding keratin-associated protein 10-4-like, translated as MNVIGAVLICGLLAVSMALPLDEKLDESPPVKPAVLPIELKPAEPCKATCRKMCEFGFLLDGTCPRCTCATNPCDTTICPENNVCITEPSDCGMDMCPHKASCKGTGVIMPEVLPIDIKPAEPCKATCRKMCEFGFLLDGTCPRCTCATNPCDTTICPENNVCITEPSDCGMDMCPHKASCKGTGVIMPEVLPIDIKPGKNGACEATARKACSFGFRTRGCPRSRCAPDPCQIGKQ; from the exons ATGAACGTGATCGGAGCTGTGCTGATCTGTGGGCTGTTGGCTGTGTCTATGGCACTGCCTCTGG ACGAGAAGCTCGATGAATCGCCGCCTGTGAAACCAGCAGTCTTGCCAATCGAGCTAAAACCAG CTGAGCCTTGCAAGGCCACGTGCAGGAAGATGTGCGAGTTTGGATTCCTTCTGGACGGAACCTGTCCACGCTGCACATGCGCAACAAACCCATGTGAC ACCACCATATGCCCAGAGAACAACGTCTGTATCACAGAACCATCTGACTGTGGTATGGACATGTGCCCACACAAAGCTTCCTGTAAGGGTACTGGTGTCATCATGCCAGAAGTCCTGCCAATCGATATCAAACCAG CTGAGCCTTGCAAGGCCACGTGCAGGAAGATGTGCGAGTTTGGATTCCTTCTGGACGGAACCTGTCCACGCTGCACATGCGCAACAAACCCATGTGAC ACCACCATATGCCCAGAGAACAACGTCTGTATCACAGAACCATCTGACTGTGGTATGGACATGTGCCCACACAAAGCTTCCTGTAAGGGTACTGGTGTCATCATGCCAGAAGTCCTGCCAATCGATATCAAACCAG GAAAGAACGGCGCCTGTGAGGCTACAGCGAGGAAAGCGTGCTCGTTTGGCTTCAGAACCCGCGGCTGTCCCAGGTCCCGTTGTGCCCCTGACCCTTGTCAG ATCGGTAAACAATAA